In Nicotiana tabacum cultivar K326 chromosome 11, ASM71507v2, whole genome shotgun sequence, a single window of DNA contains:
- the LOC107802736 gene encoding zinc finger CCCH domain-containing protein 39: MSYSDPPPPPPPFMPMPFAGGDIGEAWPQSPMNHEFPESYSQFDHVPPFKRLRNSDNNSPNSANYTPMNSRVNQLNLIGNKGTSHIFFKTRMCAKFLEGTCRNGEHCTFAHGVEDLREPPPNWQELVREKDRGVVGNWNDDQKIIHRMKICKKFYNGEECPYGDKCNFLHERPPKFKTDIPRQRESSAISIGTTANRSDLEQNEISKHGIADSDAVRIKPVYWKTKMCSKWETTGQCPFRDRCHFAHGQSELQAPSGPDLLTNPVPIMPRPFSVPLVELSSANAAVNASIQEEKEDKKILKWKLTKKIYRIYADWIDDLVPPHLLASKAES, translated from the exons TGAGTTATTCTGATCCACCACCTCCTCCCCCGCCCTTTATGCCAATGCCATTTGCTGGCGGTGATATTGGAGAAGCTTGGCCACAATCTCCAATGAACCATGAATTTCCCGAGTCCTATTCTCAGTTTGATCATGTACCTCCTTTCAAGAGACTGAggaattccgataacaattcacCGAATTCTGCAAATTATACTCCTATGAATTCCAGAGTGAACCAGCTGAATCTTATTGGAAACAAAGGAACGAGccatatatttttcaaaacacgCATGTGCGCCAAGTTCTTGGAAGGAACTTGCAGGAATGGGGAACATTGTACATTTGCTCATGGTGTTGAAGATTTGCGTGAGCCCCCTCCGAATTGGCAGGAACTAGTCCGTGAAAAAGATAGAGGGGTAGTAGGGAACTGGAATGATGATCAGAAAATAATACATAGGATGAAAATTTGCAAGAAGTTTTATAACGGAGAGGAGTGTCCTTATGGTGATAAGTGTAATTTTCTTCATGAACGTCCTCCGAAATTTAAGACTGACATTCCAAGGCAAAGGGAAAGCTCTGCAATAAGCATCGGAACAACGGCTAACAGAAGTGATCTTGAGCAGAATGAGATTAGTAAGCATGGAATTGCAGATTCAGATGCTGTTCGAATTAAGCCTGTATATTGGAAGACAAAGATGTGTAGTAAGTGGGAGACAACTGGTCAATGCCCCTTCCGAGATCGTTGCCACTTTGCTCATGGTCAATCAG AGTTACAGGCACCTAGTGGTCCGGACTTGTTGACGAATCCTGTCCCCATTATGCCAAGGCCCTTCTCTGTTCCACTTGTTGAGTTATCCTCTGCAAATGCAGCGGTGAATGCTTCGatacaagaagaaaaagaggataAGAAAATCTTAAAATGGAAATTGACCAAGAAGATCTATCGGATATATGCAGATTGGATTGACGATCTAGTCCCGCCCCACCTCTTAGCTAGTAAAGCCGAGAGCTGA